The following proteins come from a genomic window of Papaver somniferum cultivar HN1 unplaced genomic scaffold, ASM357369v1 unplaced-scaffold_65, whole genome shotgun sequence:
- the LOC113343702 gene encoding uncharacterized protein LOC113343702: MAGEAERLAVEAEAERIAAEVAANVDGPRTLRDYLQPERTSTPSCIVLPANAGNVSIKYGQIQALPKFHGLDSESPYIHLKEFDEACTTMPFVVATQDIVKLKLFPFSLKEKAKTWLHFLRPNTIRTWNEMTREFLKKFFPIHKTITLRKNIMNFSQNEHESFFECWERFEDLLSSFPHHGYEIWRVINFFYEGLNSGMRQFVEMMCNGQFLNKSPDDAWSYFDSLAENARNWDTSGTSDRNKFKPLANSRPGMYVLSEEDDLNVKIASLHRKVDVIQKPNVVKVADSVEHACGICESLEHYTKDCPTIPSFQEVLHDQANAMNTYKRPFSSPYSETYNPNWRNHPNFSWRNGPTMNDVNVPQGSSSSNPYVPPHKKTLEDTLQTFMQGQMIST; the protein is encoded by the coding sequence ATGGCAGGTGAAGCTGAGAGATTAGCGGTTGAGGCTGAAGCTGAGAGAATAGCTGCTGAGGTCGCGGCCAATGTTGATGGACCTAGAACCCTTAGGGATTATTTGCAGCCGGAAAGGACTTCTACACCTTCTTGTATAGTTCTTCCGGCTAATGCTGGCAACGTGTCGATTAAGTATGGGCAGATACAAGCACTGCCTAAGTTTCATGGATTGGACTCCGAGAGTCCATACATACACTTGAAAGAATTTGATGAGGCCTGTACTACTATGCCTTTTGTTGTTGCGACTCAAGATATTGTAAAACTGAAATTGTttccattttctctaaaggagaaAGCTAAGACTTGGCTGCATTTTTTGCGACCAAACACCATTAGGACATGGAATGAAATGACTAGAGAGTTTCTGAAAAAGTTTTTTCCTATTCATAAAACCATCACTCTTCGCAAAAAtattatgaatttttctcaaaatgAACATGAGTCTTTTTTCGAGTGTTGGGAGAGGTTTGAAGACTTACTTTCTAGCTTCCCTCATCATGGTTATGAAATTTGGAGAGTTATTAACTTCTTTTATGAGGGTCTGAATTCTGGTATGCGTCAGTTTGTTGAAATGATGTGTAATGGGCAATTTTTGAATAAGTCACCTGATGATGCTTGGAGTTATTTCGATTCGCTAGCTGAAAATGCCCGAAATTGGGATACTTCAGGCACATCAGATAGAAATAAGTTCAAACCCTTAGCTAACTCTAGGCCTGGAATGTATGTGCTGAGTGAGGAAGATGATTTGAATGTTAAAATTGCTAGCTTGCATAGGAAAGTTGATGTTATTCAGAAACCAAATGTAGTTAAGGTAGCTGACTCGGTAGAACATGCTTGTGGTATTTGTGAAAGTCTGGAACACTACACTAAGGATTGTCCTACAATCCCATCATTTCAAGAAGTGTTACATGACCAAGCAAATGCCATGAATACATACAAAAGACCTTTTAGCTCACCTTATTCAGAAACATATAATCCTAATTGGCGAAATCACCCTAATTTCAGTTGGAGAAATGGTCCTACTATGAATGATGTTAATGTTCCTCAAGGGTCTTCATCTAGTAATCCTTATGTGCCACCTCATAAGAAGACTCTTGAGGATACTTtacaaacttttatgcaaggacagatgataagcacgtaa